The following are encoded together in the Corythoichthys intestinalis isolate RoL2023-P3 unplaced genomic scaffold, ASM3026506v1 HiC_scaffold_23, whole genome shotgun sequence genome:
- the LOC130911274 gene encoding trace amine-associated receptor 13c-like, translating into MDNRELQTEHCLSSSSSMGSEYQSDLCFPQLGNISCRKPTSDRSLSFFPRVFLSVACVLTVLLNLLIVISISHFRQLYTPTNLLLLSLAISDVLVGLAGMPLLIIMSTSCWYFGHMACILWNYLTFICQSASVGNMVLISADRFAAICNPLHYPVQVTVKKIQLCVCLCWSASVIYCAITFKDNLADPELYTACIGECVIGFGMIGGILDIIVNFLLPLSIIVTLNMRVFVVVVHQAKAMRSLNKCVQHSAPSRAKKSELKAANTLGVLVLVFLLCFCPFYIVPMLAIKYEKMRSAMKYVYYLYNLNSCVNPLIYATFYPWFRRAIKHIVTLQILQPGSCDTNILKTKRDHI; encoded by the exons ATGGACAACAGGGAGCTTCAGACAGAACACTGTCTCAGCTCAAGCTCCTCCATGGGCTCTGAGTACCAATCAGATCTCTGCTTCCCACAGCTAGGCAACATCTCCTGCAGGAAGCCTACATCTGACAGGTCTTTGAGTTTTTTTCCCAGAGTCTTCCTGTCCGTCGCCTGCGTCCTCACTGTGCTGCTCAACCTCCTCATCGTCATCTCTATCTCCCACTTCAG gCAACTCTACACGCCCACCAACCTCCTCCTGCTCTCCCTCGCCATCTCTGACGTCCTGGTGGGCCTGGCGGGGATGCCTCTTTTGATCATCATGAGCACAtcctgctggtattttggtcacATGGCATGTATTCTGTGGAATTACCTGACTTTCATTTGTCAGTCTGCCTCAGTAGGAAACATGGTGCTGATATCAGCAGACCGTTTCGCGGCTATTTGCAATCCTCTGCATTATCCTGTCCAAGTCActgtgaaaaaaattcaactttgtgTTTGTCTCTGTTGGTCAGCTTCCGTTATCTACTGCGCTATCACTTTCAAGGACAATTTGGCTGATCCCGAATTGTACACCGCATGCAttggagaatgtgttatcgGTTTCGGTATGATCGGAGGCATTCTGGACATCATTGTCAACTTCTTGCTTCCTCTAAGCATTATTGTCACACTGAACATGAGAGTGTTTGTGGTTGTGGTGCATCAGGCGAAAGCCATGCGGTCTCTCAATAAATGTGTTCAACATTCTGCCCCTTCCAGAGCCAAGAAATCGGAGCTGAAGGCCGCCAACACCCTGGGTGTTCTCGTTCTGGTCTTTCTACTGTGTTTCTGTCCTTTTTACATTGTCCCTATGCTGGCTATAAAATATGAGAAGATGAGATCCGCGATGAAGTATGTCTATTATTTGTATAATTTGAACTCGTGTGTGAACCCCCTGATATACGCTACGTTCTACCCCTGGTTTAGAAGAGCTATTAAGCACATTGTCACTTTGCAAATATTGCAGCCTGGCTCCTGTGACACCAACATATTGAAAACTAAACGTGATCACATTTGA